A DNA window from Pseudodesulfovibrio thermohalotolerans contains the following coding sequences:
- a CDS encoding ThiF family adenylyltransferase, whose protein sequence is MDTSELRHKLDVFHVASHNTYQEAAFCRNLGLLDANEQNRLQRSVVAVAGLGGVGGGHLITLARSGVGGFRLADFDRFDTVNVNRQYGATVSAFGREKLRVMKENALEVNPHLSLEIFEEGVTEANVDAFLDGADLVLDGLDFFVFEVRRMVFKKALEKGIPVITAGPMGFSSALLVFTPDGMGFDEYFDIREEDTYIERILKFAMGLSPRATHFRYVDMDFVNLLEKRGPSLGCACQLCASLAVTEALRLLLGRKGVKPVPHYLQFDPYVRKLVRGRLRMGNRNPIQRLKLWISRNYLLDRNKIIGPVTPPQPDLAADGPAAVREYVIRAGMQAPSGDNCQPWRFSDEDGRISLLLDKGVDESFFNVRQAASIVACGAAMENMTLAAQACGLVPEVEMAPEDGPGVTRLATLSLKEGRDVREPVLHDAIWQRCTNRKFYRKTPVSDGVWEHVQEAVERFPGVRLQWISGADSLKTFAGSVCLADRIRTEHRGLHEHLNAMIRFTRKDAEETRDGLPLDNLEAGRMGNLFLKGTRPWPVMNTLNALGAARGVAAHSAKGIRCSGGVGLVSAQSSDIESLFMAGRALERAWLTFTHYGIRFQPAAAPALFRLRWLLEGEESFSPAHRKLLGRSWTAVEECFPGFLGGYPVLFFRVGFGPHIKYGTYRKPLSSFKTD, encoded by the coding sequence GTGGATACTTCCGAATTGCGACATAAGCTCGATGTGTTTCACGTCGCTTCGCACAATACCTACCAAGAGGCCGCCTTTTGTCGAAATCTCGGTCTGCTCGACGCCAACGAACAGAACCGGCTGCAACGCTCCGTTGTTGCCGTTGCCGGTCTGGGCGGCGTGGGCGGAGGGCATTTGATTACCCTGGCCCGAAGCGGCGTGGGTGGTTTCAGGCTGGCCGATTTCGACCGCTTCGACACGGTCAACGTCAACCGCCAGTACGGGGCGACGGTTTCCGCTTTTGGGCGGGAAAAACTGCGTGTCATGAAGGAAAACGCCCTTGAGGTGAATCCGCACCTGTCGCTGGAGATCTTCGAGGAAGGCGTGACCGAGGCCAACGTGGACGCCTTCCTGGACGGTGCGGACCTGGTTCTGGACGGCTTGGACTTTTTCGTTTTCGAAGTGCGGCGGATGGTCTTCAAGAAGGCTCTGGAAAAGGGCATCCCGGTCATAACCGCTGGTCCCATGGGGTTCAGCTCGGCCTTGCTGGTCTTCACCCCGGACGGCATGGGCTTCGATGAATATTTCGACATCCGGGAGGAGGACACCTACATCGAGCGGATTCTCAAGTTCGCCATGGGCCTGTCTCCCCGGGCCACCCACTTCCGTTACGTTGACATGGACTTCGTGAATCTCCTGGAAAAGCGCGGGCCGTCCCTGGGCTGCGCTTGCCAGCTCTGTGCCTCGTTGGCCGTGACCGAGGCGTTGCGTCTGCTGCTGGGCCGCAAGGGCGTGAAGCCGGTCCCGCATTACCTCCAGTTCGATCCCTACGTCCGCAAGCTTGTCCGGGGACGGTTGCGCATGGGCAACCGCAATCCCATTCAACGGTTGAAGCTGTGGATATCCAGGAATTATCTGTTGGACCGGAACAAGATCATCGGGCCGGTCACGCCTCCTCAGCCCGACCTCGCCGCCGACGGCCCGGCCGCCGTGCGCGAGTACGTGATTCGGGCGGGGATGCAGGCTCCCTCCGGCGATAATTGCCAGCCGTGGCGGTTCTCGGACGAAGACGGGCGGATATCCCTCCTGCTCGACAAGGGCGTGGACGAGAGTTTTTTCAACGTCCGACAGGCCGCTTCCATTGTGGCCTGCGGCGCGGCCATGGAGAACATGACCCTGGCGGCGCAGGCCTGCGGACTCGTTCCGGAGGTGGAGATGGCCCCCGAGGACGGCCCGGGCGTGACGCGTCTTGCCACGCTTTCCCTGAAGGAAGGGCGGGACGTCCGCGAACCCGTGCTGCACGACGCCATCTGGCAGCGATGCACCAATCGGAAATTCTACCGCAAAACGCCGGTTTCCGACGGTGTGTGGGAGCATGTCCAGGAGGCCGTGGAGCGGTTCCCCGGCGTCAGGCTGCAATGGATTTCCGGGGCCGACAGCCTGAAAACGTTCGCCGGGTCCGTGTGCCTCGCCGACCGCATCCGCACCGAGCATCGCGGGCTCCATGAGCATCTGAACGCCATGATCCGCTTTACCCGAAAGGACGCCGAGGAGACCCGGGACGGGTTGCCGCTCGATAACCTTGAGGCCGGACGGATGGGTAACCTGTTCCTCAAGGGAACCAGGCCGTGGCCGGTCATGAACACTCTCAACGCCCTGGGCGCGGCGCGCGGCGTGGCCGCGCATTCGGCCAAGGGCATTCGCTGTTCGGGAGGCGTTGGGCTTGTCAGCGCGCAATCGTCGGACATCGAGTCGCTTTTCATGGCGGGCAGGGCGCTGGAGCGGGCCTGGCTGACCTTCACCCATTATGGCATACGGTTCCAGCCTGCGGCGGCTCCCGCGCTCTTTCGGCTGCGCTGGCTATTGGAAGGGGAGGAGTCTTTTTCCCCGGCGCATCGGAAACTGCTGGGCCGCTCATGGACCGCGGTCGAGGAATGTTTCCCCGGCTTCCTGGGCGGCTACCCGGTGCTTTTCTTTCGGGTTGGCTTCGGCCCGCACATCAAATACGGGACCTACCGCAAGCCGTTGTCGTCCTTCAAGACGGACTGA
- a CDS encoding flavodoxin — translation MSKVLIVYGSTTGNTESVSDAIAKFFENNGLNVEIRNAADVAVENMADGFDAVLLGSSTWGDDEIELQDDFVQVYDNLDKAGLGGRKVAVFGCGDSSYEHFCGAVDALEERAGELGADIIGDTLKIDGDPDLNEAAAWAETILAKL, via the coding sequence ATGAGCAAGGTTCTGATCGTTTACGGCTCCACCACCGGCAACACCGAGAGCGTCTCCGACGCCATCGCGAAATTCTTTGAAAATAACGGGTTGAACGTGGAAATTCGGAATGCGGCCGATGTGGCGGTGGAGAATATGGCCGATGGGTTCGACGCCGTTCTCCTCGGTTCCTCGACCTGGGGGGACGACGAAATCGAGCTTCAGGACGATTTCGTTCAGGTCTACGACAACCTCGACAAGGCCGGACTGGGCGGCAGAAAGGTCGCGGTGTTCGGCTGCGGTGACTCTTCCTATGAGCATTTTTGCGGTGCGGTCGACGCCCTTGAGGAAAGGGCCGGGGAACTCGGCGCCGACATTATCGGCGATACTCTGAAAATCGATGGCGATCCCGATTTGAACGAAGCCGCGGCCTGGGCCGAAACCATCCTGGCGAAGCTGTAG
- the tpx gene encoding thiol peroxidase, which produces MVERTGIITIEGNPLTLVGPEIKVGDTAPDFTVAANDLTPATLADFSGKVLVIASVPSLDTPVCDVETRRFNNEASGLGDDVKILTISMDLPFAQARWCGAAGIEAVQTLSDHAQASFGENWGTLIKELRLLARAVFVVGKDGKIAYVQYVSEVTEEPDYEAALKAVRELIG; this is translated from the coding sequence ATGGTTGAACGAACCGGAATCATAACCATTGAAGGAAACCCGCTGACCCTGGTGGGGCCTGAAATCAAAGTCGGCGACACCGCCCCCGACTTTACCGTGGCCGCCAACGACCTTACCCCCGCCACCCTGGCCGACTTCTCCGGCAAGGTGCTCGTCATCGCCTCGGTGCCCTCCCTGGACACCCCGGTCTGCGACGTGGAGACCCGCCGCTTCAACAATGAAGCCTCGGGCCTGGGCGATGACGTGAAGATACTGACCATCAGCATGGACCTGCCCTTTGCCCAGGCCCGCTGGTGCGGCGCGGCCGGAATCGAGGCCGTGCAGACCCTGTCCGACCACGCCCAGGCGTCCTTCGGCGAGAACTGGGGCACGCTCATCAAGGAGCTCCGTCTTCTGGCCCGCGCCGTCTTCGTTGTGGGCAAAGACGGCAAGATCGCCTACGTCCAATACGTCAGCGAAGTCACCGAGGAACCCGATTACGAGGCCGCCCTCAAGGCGGTCCGCGAGCTGATCGGGTAA
- a CDS encoding sigma-54-dependent transcriptional regulator — MEPSVGKILLIDDDPFQCAAIESIIKKMGYDCHCVYSGIEGFTLLKTSHFDIIFLDLNLHEGSGLMHIPRLTELNPEVDIVMLTGESDSDCISEAFAAGVKDYLVKPIKEERFRTVIQNLLRHKAHQKNEAGSLVREEIIGDSTALNECLERLAIAAKASGNVLITGETGTGKELFARALHINSDRKDNRYIVVDCTNLPSTLAESLLFGHAKGSFTGADQDRKGLFHLAHGGTLFLDEIGDLDLGIQKSLLRVLQEKTFRPLSSSKEVYSDFRLVAATNRNLEEMVERGEFRSDLYYRLQTNIIELPPLRERDGDVELLTRHYLPILCNENDMEEKEVDPQFIDTLQLYDWPGNVRELVNVLHVSLQKARFSNYLNIYHLPQQLRMRRVFEDMGENEESVQECPVAPSPYYLPSAPEEFPAMKAARQEAVDAMEQAYLHRLVQLSDASVAMACKLSGLSRARLYELLSKHNLSLKKS; from the coding sequence GTGGAGCCTTCCGTAGGGAAAATACTGCTGATCGACGACGATCCGTTTCAGTGCGCCGCCATCGAGTCCATCATTAAGAAGATGGGTTACGATTGCCACTGTGTGTATTCCGGAATAGAAGGATTCACTCTGCTCAAAACCAGCCATTTCGATATTATTTTCCTCGATCTCAATCTGCATGAAGGAAGCGGGCTAATGCATATCCCGCGTCTGACCGAGCTGAACCCGGAAGTGGACATAGTCATGCTTACCGGGGAGTCGGATTCCGACTGTATTTCCGAGGCGTTTGCCGCCGGGGTCAAGGACTATCTGGTCAAGCCCATCAAGGAGGAGCGTTTCCGGACGGTCATCCAGAACCTGCTTCGGCACAAGGCCCACCAGAAGAATGAGGCCGGCTCCCTCGTCCGCGAGGAAATCATCGGTGACAGCACGGCTCTAAATGAGTGCCTCGAACGGCTGGCCATCGCCGCAAAAGCCAGCGGAAACGTGCTCATCACCGGAGAGACCGGGACGGGAAAGGAGCTTTTTGCCCGCGCGCTGCACATCAACAGCGACCGCAAGGACAATCGGTATATCGTGGTGGATTGCACCAATCTGCCCTCGACCCTGGCGGAAAGTCTGCTCTTCGGGCACGCCAAGGGGTCCTTCACCGGGGCCGATCAGGACCGTAAGGGGCTGTTTCACCTAGCCCATGGCGGTACGCTTTTCCTGGACGAAATCGGCGACCTCGACCTGGGCATCCAGAAGTCCCTGCTTCGGGTCCTGCAGGAAAAGACGTTCCGTCCGCTCAGCTCCAGCAAGGAGGTCTACAGCGACTTCCGGCTGGTGGCGGCAACTAATCGGAACCTTGAGGAAATGGTGGAGCGCGGCGAGTTTCGCAGCGACCTCTATTACCGGCTTCAGACGAATATCATCGAATTGCCGCCCCTGCGAGAACGCGACGGCGATGTTGAGCTGTTGACCCGCCATTATCTTCCGATTCTCTGCAACGAGAACGATATGGAAGAGAAGGAAGTGGACCCCCAGTTCATCGATACCCTGCAACTCTACGACTGGCCCGGCAATGTTCGCGAGCTGGTCAATGTCCTTCATGTCTCGCTCCAGAAGGCCCGTTTCTCCAATTATTTGAATATCTATCATCTCCCCCAACAACTGCGTATGCGACGGGTGTTTGAGGATATGGGAGAAAATGAGGAATCGGTTCAGGAATGTCCGGTCGCGCCGTCGCCGTATTATCTGCCCTCGGCTCCGGAAGAGTTTCCGGCCATGAAGGCGGCTCGGCAGGAAGCCGTGGACGCCATGGAACAGGCGTATCTTCATCGGCTGGTCCAGTTGAGCGACGCTTCCGTCGCCATGGCGTGCAAGCTTTCCGGCCTGTCCAGGGCCCGGCTCTACGAATTGTTGAGCAAGCACAATCTCTCCCTCAAAAAAAGCTGA
- a CDS encoding DUF4198 domain-containing protein, which translates to MKKRFLPLLAALSVLMISGTALAHFMVVYTPEIALDAGQDVDMRIVFTHPAEAGHTMDMGGVEEFYVMKQRGDAAAKKVDLMQYVKEIDWKNPESANKAFSALIPKKEMRSMGDYVFIMKPGYYMEEEEGVYMQQITKLILNVGGIPGNWAEPVGLPCEIVPLIKPYAVWTGNVFKAQVLSDGKPVANAEVEVEYMSHMPDLKANAMPAESSVKYPHDSFVTQTIFTDANGYITFGIPKAGWWGFAALGVGPDKEYKGKELSQDAVIWVKAEDMK; encoded by the coding sequence ATGAAAAAACGTTTCCTTCCCCTGCTGGCAGCCCTGAGCGTGCTGATGATTTCCGGCACCGCCCTGGCCCATTTCATGGTCGTGTACACCCCCGAGATAGCTCTCGACGCCGGACAGGATGTGGACATGCGCATCGTCTTCACCCACCCGGCCGAGGCCGGACACACCATGGACATGGGCGGCGTGGAGGAATTCTACGTCATGAAGCAGCGCGGTGATGCGGCCGCAAAGAAGGTTGACCTCATGCAGTACGTCAAGGAGATCGACTGGAAGAATCCCGAGTCCGCCAACAAGGCCTTTTCCGCGCTCATTCCCAAAAAGGAAATGCGTTCCATGGGCGACTACGTCTTCATCATGAAGCCGGGCTACTACATGGAGGAAGAAGAGGGTGTCTACATGCAGCAGATCACCAAGCTGATCCTCAACGTGGGCGGCATTCCCGGCAATTGGGCCGAGCCCGTGGGCCTGCCCTGCGAGATCGTCCCCCTTATCAAGCCCTATGCGGTGTGGACCGGCAACGTCTTCAAGGCGCAGGTCCTGTCCGACGGGAAGCCCGTGGCCAACGCGGAAGTGGAAGTCGAGTACATGAGCCACATGCCCGACCTGAAGGCCAATGCCATGCCCGCTGAATCCTCCGTGAAATATCCGCACGACAGCTTCGTCACCCAGACCATCTTCACGGATGCCAACGGCTACATCACCTTCGGCATTCCCAAGGCGGGCTGGTGGGGCTTTGCCGCCCTGGGCGTCGGCCCGGACAAGGAATACAAGGGCAAGGAGCTCAGCCAGGACGCCGTGATCTGGGTCAAGGCCGAGGATATGAAATAG
- a CDS encoding PilZ domain-containing protein, which produces MMSDLVKVCFDMNRESFQALKRMAREEGVDCSQYVSQMVEGCLKDFVSRDWTLNGKDRRRHPRVDVSIPAISCVKFSDREMRSYPVVVDDISRGGLRISFRDVSPEIGEKLADSLYFEVFFTVPELSQTVSFYCKRLRYKVDRDMTMVGVFEGNNSEMASMVDAMLQSYIA; this is translated from the coding sequence ATGATGTCTGATTTGGTAAAAGTGTGTTTCGACATGAATCGGGAGAGTTTTCAGGCACTCAAGCGCATGGCTCGTGAGGAAGGCGTTGATTGTTCCCAGTATGTTTCACAAATGGTTGAAGGGTGCTTGAAGGATTTCGTGAGTCGGGATTGGACTCTGAACGGTAAGGATCGACGGAGGCATCCCCGGGTGGATGTGTCAATTCCGGCGATATCTTGCGTAAAGTTTTCCGACAGGGAAATGCGCAGCTACCCCGTCGTGGTGGATGACATTTCCCGGGGCGGCTTGCGGATTTCTTTCCGGGATGTTTCCCCGGAAATAGGCGAGAAGTTGGCTGATTCTTTGTATTTCGAGGTTTTTTTCACCGTTCCGGAGTTGTCCCAGACGGTATCGTTCTACTGTAAACGGCTACGTTACAAGGTTGATCGGGACATGACGATGGTCGGCGTATTCGAAGGGAACAACTCGGAAATGGCTTCAATGGTTGACGCCATGCTGCAAAGCTATATTGCGTAG
- a CDS encoding DUF169 domain-containing protein — protein MSLQSVLDGTAAFLDHLGLNEEPFGIHYTDAKPENAFGPKTGAPISRELEDRRELDFQAVLKTFSCVMGNIWLARKKHGAAFISPEEYGCMGGAYYCSMMKPHLRFIEHYVSTGYEGSPVHGERYMPNPDAMREFMLRVDPREAPAKYCVFKPLSQFTEDDKPEFVIFFARPEVLTGLFTHTVFTTGDMECVVSPFGAGCTSMVGWPLYYKERGQEKAVLGGLDPSARKFMKTDEMTFTVSLELYEKMLAALPESMFSVDGAWRQVRKKVERSAKTWGETE, from the coding sequence ATGTCTCTGCAATCAGTACTCGACGGCACCGCCGCCTTCCTGGACCACCTCGGCCTGAACGAAGAACCGTTCGGAATCCACTACACCGACGCCAAACCGGAAAACGCCTTCGGTCCAAAAACGGGCGCGCCCATATCGCGCGAACTGGAGGACCGCCGCGAACTGGACTTCCAGGCGGTCTTGAAGACCTTTTCCTGCGTCATGGGCAATATCTGGCTGGCCAGGAAGAAACACGGGGCGGCATTCATCTCCCCGGAGGAATACGGCTGCATGGGCGGCGCGTACTACTGTTCGATGATGAAACCTCACCTCAGGTTCATCGAGCATTACGTGTCCACCGGCTACGAGGGCTCTCCCGTACACGGCGAGCGGTACATGCCCAACCCCGACGCCATGCGGGAGTTCATGCTCAGGGTGGACCCGCGCGAGGCTCCGGCCAAATACTGCGTGTTCAAGCCGCTGTCGCAATTCACCGAGGACGACAAGCCGGAATTCGTCATCTTCTTCGCCCGGCCCGAGGTCCTTACCGGCCTCTTCACCCACACGGTCTTCACCACGGGCGACATGGAATGCGTGGTCTCCCCCTTCGGGGCGGGCTGCACCAGCATGGTCGGCTGGCCTCTCTACTACAAGGAGCGGGGCCAGGAAAAAGCCGTCCTCGGCGGCCTGGACCCGTCGGCCAGAAAATTCATGAAGACCGACGAGATGACCTTTACGGTTTCCCTGGAACTGTACGAGAAGATGCTGGCCGCCCTGCCCGAGTCCATGTTCTCCGTGGACGGAGCCTGGCGGCAGGTCCGCAAAAAGGTGGAGCGAAGCGCAAAGACCTGGGGCGAAACCGAGTAG
- a CDS encoding HlyD family secretion protein, protein MRIVLLLLAVTIAASVFVVHESPQWLSDYLPDISDSTSNMAATPPLNDSAPWVAAYGRVEPASEERELSFEIGGVIESVPVEEDERISKGQPLAFLRDDQYVARLATAKASAQAKKAYYDKLVAGARKEEKSEAQSVVQRTKSVMVNARNEMNRRKELLSKKLIAKEEVDRAAKDFLVAEKQYEEAVQRMLITRNQSRKEDILMAWAEYQAAVQSSLEAEAQLDQTVLRSPIDGIVLKRHRLPGEHVSIFLDTPVMTVADVSRFNVRAELDKKFVTYVHAGQEAFFTSEAFGDERIKGRVLRKAGTMQLTDIPPRTPGEKVDKIVLEVIIALEPREGMVTGLTGDVFILTDKAAGSEFSSIVSD, encoded by the coding sequence ATGAGAATAGTATTGCTGCTTCTGGCTGTAACCATCGCCGCCTCGGTCTTCGTGGTCCACGAGTCGCCGCAGTGGCTCTCGGACTACCTGCCCGACATCAGCGACTCCACCTCGAATATGGCCGCGACCCCGCCCCTTAACGACAGCGCCCCCTGGGTTGCGGCCTATGGCCGCGTCGAACCGGCCAGCGAGGAACGCGAATTGTCGTTCGAAATTGGCGGAGTGATCGAATCAGTGCCTGTCGAGGAGGACGAACGCATCTCCAAGGGACAGCCCCTTGCCTTTCTGCGCGACGACCAGTACGTGGCCAGACTTGCCACGGCCAAGGCTTCCGCCCAGGCCAAGAAGGCATACTACGACAAGCTGGTGGCCGGTGCGCGCAAGGAAGAAAAAAGCGAGGCTCAGTCCGTGGTCCAGCGGACCAAATCGGTCATGGTCAACGCCCGAAACGAGATGAACCGGCGAAAGGAGCTGCTCTCCAAAAAGCTCATCGCCAAGGAAGAAGTCGACCGGGCGGCCAAGGACTTCCTGGTGGCGGAAAAGCAATACGAGGAAGCCGTCCAGCGGATGCTCATCACCCGGAACCAATCGCGCAAGGAAGACATCCTCATGGCCTGGGCCGAATACCAGGCCGCCGTCCAGAGCTCCCTTGAAGCGGAAGCTCAGCTCGATCAGACCGTGCTCCGCTCGCCCATAGACGGCATCGTCCTGAAACGGCACCGGCTCCCGGGTGAGCATGTGTCGATATTCCTGGACACGCCGGTCATGACCGTGGCCGACGTCAGCCGCTTCAACGTCCGGGCCGAACTGGACAAGAAGTTCGTAACCTATGTCCACGCCGGACAGGAGGCGTTCTTCACCAGCGAGGCGTTCGGGGACGAACGGATCAAGGGGCGAGTGCTGCGCAAGGCGGGCACCATGCAGTTGACCGACATCCCGCCGCGGACGCCCGGCGAAAAAGTCGACAAAATCGTGCTCGAAGTCATCATCGCGCTGGAGCCCAGAGAGGGTATGGTGACGGGACTGACCGGCGACGTTTTCATCCTGACGGACAAGGCCGCCGGGTCCGAATTCTCCTCCATCGTCAGCGACTAA
- a CDS encoding N-acyl amino acid synthase FeeM domain-containing protein yields the protein MPQKEKGENNLQNGVERRRTLRIRRSSLIDSKLDGLEKPSIKIAETKEELEQAFRTVYSVYRGTNYIAEDHPSEMSFNVFSLLPSTCAFIFKEYLTVISTMSFYIDSDVFGLPMDELYKDEIDALRAQGRKVAEIGALATPRRRRWSNLVVYLSKALFNYAHLTGVDDMCIMVNPKHVRFYKDIFLFEDFGEERWYKGVNAPAVALRISFRDYNEAMFEAYGQSDFDTNLYGFFTRVNNSILAPHLLQPVERNKPLSPENLRYFLSLRPEILDGLTAEQLDQFKLLYHEAFYA from the coding sequence ATGCCACAAAAAGAAAAAGGCGAAAACAATTTGCAGAACGGTGTAGAACGCCGCAGAACCCTGCGTATCCGAAGGTCTTCTCTGATCGACAGCAAATTGGATGGACTGGAGAAACCCAGTATCAAGATTGCTGAAACCAAGGAAGAGTTGGAGCAGGCTTTCAGAACGGTTTACTCCGTTTATCGTGGGACGAATTATATCGCCGAGGACCATCCCTCGGAGATGTCTTTCAACGTGTTCAGCCTTCTTCCCAGCACCTGCGCCTTCATCTTCAAGGAATACCTGACTGTTATCTCGACCATGTCTTTTTATATCGACAGCGACGTGTTCGGTCTGCCAATGGACGAGCTGTATAAGGATGAGATAGACGCTCTGCGCGCCCAAGGACGGAAGGTCGCCGAAATCGGCGCTTTGGCGACGCCGCGGCGTCGGCGTTGGTCCAATCTGGTCGTCTATCTGTCGAAGGCCCTTTTCAATTACGCGCATTTGACGGGCGTGGACGACATGTGCATCATGGTCAATCCCAAGCACGTGCGTTTTTACAAGGATATTTTTCTGTTCGAAGATTTTGGAGAAGAGCGTTGGTACAAGGGCGTGAACGCCCCTGCCGTGGCGTTGCGCATCTCTTTCCGCGATTACAACGAAGCCATGTTCGAGGCTTACGGCCAGTCCGATTTCGATACGAACCTCTATGGTTTCTTCACGCGGGTCAATAATTCGATTCTCGCGCCGCATCTCCTTCAGCCGGTGGAAAGGAACAAGCCCCTGAGTCCGGAAAACCTGCGCTACTTCCTGTCGTTGCGTCCGGAAATACTGGACGGCTTGACGGCCGAGCAGCTCGATCAGTTCAAGCTCCTGTACCATGAGGCATTTTACGCATAG
- a CDS encoding CAAX prenyl protease-related protein, producing the protein MTPLLARILPFCLYMAFIAVPEIGSRSGLFEISAQTGAALYPLKIGLVALALLLLRKWYDEMRLADLGNIGHTALSIGLGAVVFILWINLDHPFATTGDPQGFDPNTFGNMRLPMIAARIFGAAVIVPIMEELFWRSFLARYLVDKNFTAVRHGTFTVFTFVSTAILFGLEHHLWLAGIMAGVAYNFLYMRTRSIMQCTLSHGVTNLLLGIYVLSTGQWLFW; encoded by the coding sequence ATGACGCCGCTTCTCGCTCGCATCCTGCCGTTCTGTCTGTATATGGCCTTCATCGCCGTTCCGGAAATCGGTTCGCGTTCGGGCCTGTTCGAAATTTCCGCCCAGACCGGGGCCGCCCTCTACCCGCTCAAGATCGGTCTTGTCGCCCTGGCCCTGCTCCTGCTTCGCAAATGGTACGACGAGATGCGTCTCGCGGACCTGGGCAACATCGGCCACACGGCCTTGAGCATCGGGCTGGGCGCCGTCGTGTTCATCCTGTGGATCAACCTCGATCACCCCTTCGCCACAACGGGCGATCCGCAGGGATTCGACCCCAACACGTTCGGCAACATGCGTCTGCCCATGATCGCCGCCCGAATCTTCGGAGCCGCCGTGATCGTTCCGATCATGGAGGAACTCTTCTGGCGCTCCTTCCTGGCCCGTTACCTTGTGGACAAGAATTTCACGGCCGTCCGGCATGGCACCTTCACCGTCTTCACCTTTGTATCCACGGCCATACTGTTCGGGCTGGAGCACCACCTGTGGCTGGCCGGAATCATGGCGGGCGTCGCCTACAACTTCCTGTACATGCGCACCCGCAGCATCATGCAGTGCACCCTGTCGCATGGAGTCACCAATCTTCTGCTCGGCATCTACGTCCTCTCCACGGGGCAATGGCTTTTCTGGTAA
- a CDS encoding FeoB-associated Cys-rich membrane protein: MDTVIAVVIIAAAVLFVLVKVRKQIKAKGGCGCGCPGDCAAKRDAGSSCGNDARRSLDQ; the protein is encoded by the coding sequence ATGGATACCGTCATTGCCGTCGTCATCATAGCCGCCGCCGTTCTTTTCGTTCTCGTCAAGGTGCGCAAGCAAATCAAGGCCAAGGGCGGGTGCGGCTGCGGCTGCCCCGGTGACTGCGCGGCCAAGAGGGACGCCGGTTCCTCCTGCGGGAATGATGCCCGGCGTTCCCTCGACCAATAG